Part of the Pseudomonas baltica genome is shown below.
CACTCGCGCGATTGCACCCGCGCGAAAGCAGCACGAGCACGGTTCGCTGAGCAGCAATTCGCCACGGGCGCGCATGTCGCCATGGCCCCCGGTCTGCGACAGCGCCTTGCCTGACGCGAAAATACGCGGGCCGGGGATCAGCCCGATCGCAATCGAACGGGCCAGCGCCCAGTCGGCACCACCAGCGTCGCGTACCGTGGTGAACCCGCGCTTGAGCATGGCGTCGAGGATCGGCAGGGCGCGATACATGGTGATCGCGTTGGGTTGCAAGGCGTTGAGGCCGAGGTTGGCATTGGAGGCCAGTACGTGCACGTGGCAGTCGATCAGACCGGGCATCAGCGTGCGCCCGCCGAGGTCGATCACCTCGGCGCCCGCTTCGGCCGGTTCGCCCTGGGCGCGCACGGCGACGATGCGTTCACCCTCGATCAGTACTTCCTGGCCCGTCAGCAACTGGCCGGCGACGGGGTCCAGCAGGCGGCCGTTGCGCAGGATCAGGCGAGTAGGGGTGGTCATTGGACAGCTCCTGTCAAAGTGATATGTGCCTTGGGCTTGTCGCGTGGCTGATCGCGGAAAAGCAGGGCGCCGATGCCGCTCACGGCTGCCGCGAACATGATGTAGAAGGCCGGGGCGAGATTGCTGCCGGTCTGGGCGATCAAGGCAGTGATGGTAAAGGTGGCGAAACCACCGAAAATGGTTACCGCGAAGTTGTAGGCCACCGACAGCCCGGTGGACAGCACGTGGGTCGGCAGCAGTTCACCGAAAGCGGCGAGGATCGAGCCGATATAGCCGGCGATCATCAAGCCCAGCACCAACTCGAACACCAGCAGCGAGGCCAGCCCGGGCACGTGGTTGATGTAGTAGAACATCGGGTAGGCGGCGATGAAGATGGCTGCGGCCGAGCACAGCAGCCATGGGCGACGGCCCTGCCTGTCGGCCAGGGCGCCGACGATGGGCGTGGCGACGATCAACACACCGCCACCCACCATGCTGGCGCAGAAGCCCATCCACGACGGCAGGCTCAGAACGCGGGTCGCGTAGGAGGGGATGTAGAACAGAATGGCATAGGTGCACACGGTCCAGAGCACCACTAGCGAGAAGCTGATCAGGGTCTGGCGCGGATAGCTGCGCAGCACTTCGCGCAACGGCGATTCACTGGTTTGCGCTTCACTGTAGGCCGGGGTTTCGTCGATGCGGCTGCGGATATAGAAGCCGATCGGGCCGATCAGCGTGCCGATCAGAAAGGGCACGCGCCAGCCCCAGTTTTCCAGTTGTGCCTGAGTCAGGTAGGTCGACAGCAGCGCGCCCAATCCAGAGCCGAGCAGCACCGCGACGCCGATACTGGCCTGGATCCAGCTGGAGTAGAACGCCTTGCGCCCAGCTGGTGCATGCTCGGTGAGGAACGCCGTGGCGCTGCCCATTTCACCCCCGGCGGAGAAGCCCTGCAGCAGCCGCGCAAGCACGATAAGCACCGGTGCGATAAAGCCGATCTGGGCAAAACCGGGCGTCACCGCGATGATGAAGGTGCCCAGCGCCATCAACAGGATGGTCAGTGACAGCGCCGCTTTGCGACCGTGCTTGTCGCTATAGATACCCAGTACGATGCCGCCCACCGGACGCATGAAAAACCCGACCCCGAAAGTGGCCAACGCCAGGAGGTACGAACTCAGTTCGCTGCCGGTGGGGAAGAACACCTTGGCGATGATCACCGAAAAGAAGCTGTAGACCGTGAAGTCGAACCATTCCAGGCCGTTACCGATCACGGTGGCGACGACGGCGCGGCGCGCCTGCTTCGAATGGATCTGAGAGGGGGTATGGGCGCTCGCGTTCACATGAAGCTCCTGCATGCTGCATTCGCAGGCCTCCTGTGGTTCAGGAAATATCCCGCGAAGAATGAGGGCAGAACCGGGCAAATTGACGCTGTGTCAGGGTCTGATGCCCTTGTGTGACCCGAGAATACGGGCGGTGCGAGGAAGGCGAAAACGCTTATTGCGCAGATTTGCATGCGTGCAGCGCATGCAAGGCCTACGCGGGAATTTGCCCCGTCAGCCACTTTTCGAACGCCCGGGCGGCGCGACTCGGCAGCGATGCAGTCGGCGTCAA
Proteins encoded:
- a CDS encoding MFS transporter, with amino-acid sequence MQELHVNASAHTPSQIHSKQARRAVVATVIGNGLEWFDFTVYSFFSVIIAKVFFPTGSELSSYLLALATFGVGFFMRPVGGIVLGIYSDKHGRKAALSLTILLMALGTFIIAVTPGFAQIGFIAPVLIVLARLLQGFSAGGEMGSATAFLTEHAPAGRKAFYSSWIQASIGVAVLLGSGLGALLSTYLTQAQLENWGWRVPFLIGTLIGPIGFYIRSRIDETPAYSEAQTSESPLREVLRSYPRQTLISFSLVVLWTVCTYAILFYIPSYATRVLSLPSWMGFCASMVGGGVLIVATPIVGALADRQGRRPWLLCSAAAIFIAAYPMFYYINHVPGLASLLVFELVLGLMIAGYIGSILAAFGELLPTHVLSTGLSVAYNFAVTIFGGFATFTITALIAQTGSNLAPAFYIMFAAAVSGIGALLFRDQPRDKPKAHITLTGAVQ